A genome region from Brevinematales bacterium includes the following:
- a CDS encoding Mur ligase family protein, which yields MSETNYHKTLEYIYTLTDFENSRRFKNITGFQNVEKTLDLLSINYKSKNIIHVAGTKGKGTVSYFCSYLMSKFLKQEVGLYTSPHLLSVNERISILENGIKRDISNEDFSEIATIVREVIEKNNIELTTFDFLTVMAMVYFENKGIHDIVLEVGLGGRLDSTNFCTPKVSVITLIDYDHANVLGKTLDKIAYEKAGIIKPNIPVVSSSQRKSARKTIEEVSRIKNCELTFINDIYKILKTEVNSEGTIATVKHIPSENVFNISTTMIGKHFVENILVSYEAVRKIFDIPAHYIQSLPVRIKGRFDILKLRPLIVFDVAHSPKSVNAVIENYLKILNYDKFKLIASFMNDKDIKRISKVIGKYRNYIQKVEIIKQTSSDGSNTLKSELSEIGFRNISVSDQVNCENINTLIIGSFRLYENVINELGM from the coding sequence ATGTCAGAGACAAATTATCACAAAACGCTTGAATACATATATACCCTTACAGACTTCGAAAACTCCAGAAGGTTCAAAAATATTACAGGTTTTCAGAATGTTGAAAAAACCCTTGATTTACTCAGTATAAACTACAAATCCAAAAACATAATACATGTAGCAGGTACAAAAGGTAAAGGAACTGTCTCGTACTTTTGTAGTTATTTAATGTCAAAATTCCTCAAACAAGAAGTAGGTTTATATACATCTCCACATCTTTTGAGTGTAAATGAAAGGATATCTATTTTAGAAAACGGTATTAAAAGAGATATCTCTAATGAAGACTTCTCAGAAATAGCCACAATAGTAAGGGAAGTTATTGAGAAAAATAATATAGAACTAACAACTTTTGACTTTCTGACTGTTATGGCTATGGTATATTTCGAGAATAAAGGAATCCACGACATAGTTTTAGAAGTAGGGCTTGGTGGCAGACTTGACTCAACAAACTTTTGTACTCCGAAAGTATCAGTCATCACGCTTATAGACTACGATCATGCAAATGTACTAGGTAAAACACTAGATAAAATAGCATATGAAAAAGCAGGTATAATAAAACCCAATATCCCAGTAGTATCATCTAGTCAGAGAAAAAGCGCTAGGAAAACAATAGAGGAAGTATCAAGAATTAAAAACTGTGAACTAACATTCATAAATGATATTTACAAAATACTAAAAACGGAGGTAAACTCCGAAGGAACAATAGCAACTGTAAAACATATACCAAGTGAGAATGTTTTCAACATTTCTACAACCATGATAGGTAAGCATTTCGTAGAGAATATATTAGTATCGTACGAGGCAGTAAGAAAAATTTTTGATATACCAGCACATTACATACAATCATTACCTGTCAGAATAAAAGGTAGATTTGATATCCTAAAACTAAGACCACTAATAGTTTTTGACGTAGCTCACTCCCCAAAATCTGTAAATGCCGTAATAGAAAACTACTTAAAAATACTTAACTATGATAAATTTAAACTAATCGCTTCATTTATGAATGACAAAGATATAAAAAGAATATCAAAAGTTATTGGTAAATACAGAAATTACATACAAAAAGTAGAAATAATAAAACAAACTAGCTCAGATGGAAGTAATACTCTAAAATCAGAACTTTCAGAAATAGGATTTAGAAACATATCAGTCTCCGACCAAGTAAATTGTGAAAACATAAACACACTAATAATAGGTAGCTTCAGATTGTACGAAAATGTAATTAATGAACTTGGCATGTAA
- the purL gene encoding phosphoribosylformylglycinamidine synthase subunit PurL, which translates to MSTEVKPIEENVKKQLEVLNLSLEEYEMIINYLGRKPNEVELGMFGALWSEHCGYKHTRKLLKELPTEGKYIYQGPGENAGVIKVDDIAIVFKIESHNHPSAVEPYQGAATGVGGIVRDILAMGARPIALLDSLRFGNPSKPEVRYTIEGVVKGISDYGNCIGVPTVAGEVYFEDAYEKNPLVNVMCVGITKIDNLVKSVAKGIGNLVVYYGAKTGRDGVHGATFASAELDTSSKEDKSSIQIADPFVEKKLIEATLELAEKKLVVAIQDMGAAGLTSSSCEMASKGGVGIELNLEKVPVRVSDITPYEIMLSESQERMLAIVEPSKLEEVSKILQKWELDWAVIGKITNTKHCVIKYKDKVIADLPLKYLVEEVPFYLKPSKEDPEVRRIRDIKPTVNIEDYKSTILKLISSPNISSKKWIYEQYDWSVQTNTVIPPGKAGASVIRIKGTNKGIAIKVDGNGRYMYSHPYIGAMVAVAESARNVSFVGAEPAGITNCLNFGSPDNENVSHQIQQGIKGVAKACKELNIPVTGGNASLYNEYENKPIYPTITIGCVGIIDDISKIVDSEFKKPGDLIALIGNETKEDFGMAEILKVLDKELCGKPPIIEFEVEKKLQEFARFVIKHGLISSANDLSEGGLIVSIIESMVDTELGAAIDLSSLPVYPTIALFSETQSRGIFSFDPEFLDTIKTISHHYNLKFRVIGEVIKENKLIIKGFKNQESIIITKEELKNAYYSNNF; encoded by the coding sequence ATGTCAACTGAAGTAAAACCTATAGAAGAAAACGTTAAGAAGCAATTGGAAGTTCTAAACCTTTCTTTAGAAGAGTATGAAATGATTATTAATTACCTAGGTAGAAAACCTAATGAAGTTGAACTTGGGATGTTTGGTGCGTTATGGAGTGAACATTGCGGATACAAGCATACCAGGAAATTACTAAAAGAATTACCAACTGAAGGTAAATACATTTACCAAGGACCTGGAGAAAATGCAGGTGTTATAAAAGTCGATGATATCGCAATAGTTTTCAAAATAGAAAGTCACAATCATCCTAGCGCAGTTGAACCATACCAAGGAGCTGCAACAGGTGTTGGAGGTATAGTAAGAGATATACTCGCTATGGGAGCAAGGCCTATAGCACTTCTTGATTCTCTAAGATTTGGCAATCCTTCAAAACCAGAGGTAAGATATACTATCGAAGGAGTTGTAAAAGGTATATCAGATTACGGAAACTGTATAGGAGTACCAACAGTAGCAGGAGAAGTTTATTTCGAGGATGCTTATGAAAAAAATCCTTTAGTCAATGTAATGTGCGTCGGAATAACAAAAATTGATAACCTAGTCAAGTCAGTAGCTAAGGGAATTGGTAACTTAGTTGTGTACTACGGAGCAAAAACAGGGAGAGATGGAGTACATGGGGCTACTTTTGCTTCAGCAGAACTTGATACATCCTCAAAAGAGGATAAATCCAGCATCCAAATAGCAGATCCTTTCGTTGAGAAAAAACTTATAGAAGCAACACTCGAATTAGCGGAAAAAAAACTTGTAGTAGCAATACAAGATATGGGAGCTGCTGGATTAACCAGCTCTTCTTGCGAAATGGCATCCAAAGGAGGGGTTGGAATCGAACTAAATCTTGAAAAAGTACCAGTTAGAGTTAGTGACATAACTCCTTATGAAATAATGTTATCTGAATCTCAAGAAAGAATGCTAGCAATAGTGGAACCATCAAAGCTAGAAGAAGTATCAAAAATACTACAAAAGTGGGAATTAGATTGGGCTGTAATAGGTAAAATAACAAATACAAAACACTGTGTGATAAAATATAAAGATAAAGTAATAGCAGATTTACCACTTAAATACCTCGTAGAAGAGGTACCATTCTACTTAAAACCATCAAAAGAGGATCCAGAAGTTAGAAGAATAAGAGATATAAAACCTACTGTAAACATAGAAGACTACAAATCAACCATACTAAAGTTAATATCATCTCCGAATATCTCTTCAAAGAAATGGATATATGAGCAGTATGATTGGTCTGTTCAAACAAACACTGTTATACCACCTGGCAAAGCTGGTGCTTCCGTAATTAGGATAAAAGGAACGAATAAGGGAATAGCAATTAAAGTTGATGGCAACGGTAGATATATGTACTCACATCCTTACATAGGGGCTATGGTAGCAGTAGCTGAATCAGCAAGAAATGTATCATTCGTAGGAGCAGAACCTGCAGGAATAACAAACTGCTTGAACTTTGGATCACCTGATAATGAAAACGTATCACATCAAATACAACAAGGCATAAAAGGCGTAGCTAAAGCTTGTAAAGAGCTTAATATACCCGTAACAGGCGGAAATGCATCACTCTACAATGAATACGAAAATAAGCCAATTTATCCCACAATAACTATAGGATGCGTAGGTATAATAGACGATATAAGCAAAATAGTAGATAGCGAATTCAAAAAACCCGGAGACCTTATAGCTTTAATTGGTAACGAAACAAAAGAAGATTTCGGTATGGCAGAAATACTTAAGGTCCTAGATAAAGAACTCTGCGGTAAACCCCCTATAATAGAGTTTGAAGTTGAAAAGAAACTACAAGAGTTTGCAAGGTTTGTTATAAAACATGGACTTATATCATCAGCAAACGATCTATCAGAAGGTGGATTAATAGTATCAATCATCGAAAGCATGGTAGATACCGAATTAGGAGCAGCAATCGACTTATCTTCATTACCAGTATATCCAACAATAGCATTATTCTCAGAAACCCAAAGTAGAGGCATATTCTCATTCGATCCTGAATTCTTAGATACTATCAAAACAATATCTCACCATTATAACCTCAAGTTCAGAGTAATAGGAGAAGTAATAAAAGAAAATAAACTCATCATAAAAGGCTTTAAAAACCAAGAAAGCATAATCATCACAAAAGAAGAGCTAAAGAATGCATATTATAGCAATAATTTTTAG
- a CDS encoding CoA-disulfide reductase encodes MKCVIVGGVAGGMSVAARLRRLDESAEIVVFERGDYISYANCGLPYYIGGVIKERENLLVQTVEGFVKRFNVDIRTRSEVLKIDRDKKEVLVKDLRTGNEYTEKYDKLVLSPGAIPVKPPIPGIDLSNIFTLRDIKDTDKIKDFIDLNKPRRAVIVGAGFIGLEMAENLSHRGILVTIVEAMEQVMGVIDFEMAALVHQHLKTKNVEFYLKDSVASFDKEIDGRISVNLSSGRKLTVDMVILSIGVRPESKLAKEAGLELGERGHIVVNDYLQTSDPDIYAIGDAIEVYHPVIKKRIGIPLAWPANLQGRIVADNIVFNNKRKYKGSIGTAIAKVFDITVAVTGATEKLLRREGIPYKYIIIHPSSHAGYYPGALPMSIKLIFSPDDGKILGAQAVGYEGVDKRIDVLSTAIQAGLTVYDLVDLDHAYAPPYSSAKDPVNIAGYVAENVLTGKQKIITWDEFLSSDRSNIFVLDVRTKDEYDLGHIDGAVNIPVDEIRNNIDKLPRDKKIVVYCGVGLRAYVACRILYQHGFEEVYNFTGGYKTYEVVTQKQGNEDIFAGYRVDLSDLVTQEPLKEGNGMVVEVDACGLQCPGPILKLRETVDRVPRGARLVIKATDPGFANDVKAWADVTGNKLLSIKQEKGVIEAILEKSSQQTISDTRVVSNSDSATIIVFDDDLDRLIASFIIANGALSAGKKVSMFFTFWGLNALKRDSKVKVEKDLVSRMFGIMLPKGTKDLKLSKMNMFGIGPKIIRWIMKKKNIATLEELIQNAMKSGVEIVACQMSMDVMGIKKEELIDGIKVGGVATYIANASNSNLNLFI; translated from the coding sequence ATGAAGTGTGTTATAGTTGGTGGAGTTGCAGGTGGAATGTCTGTAGCTGCTAGACTAAGGAGACTTGATGAGAGTGCTGAGATAGTAGTTTTTGAGAGAGGAGATTATATATCTTATGCAAACTGCGGTTTACCTTATTACATAGGAGGAGTTATAAAAGAGAGAGAGAATTTGCTAGTTCAGACTGTTGAAGGTTTTGTTAAGAGGTTTAATGTTGATATTAGGACTAGGAGTGAAGTTTTAAAAATAGATAGAGATAAGAAAGAAGTTTTGGTTAAGGACTTAAGGACTGGTAATGAATATACTGAGAAGTATGATAAACTTGTTTTATCGCCTGGTGCTATACCTGTCAAACCGCCTATACCTGGTATAGATTTATCTAACATATTTACCCTTAGGGATATAAAGGATACTGATAAGATAAAGGATTTTATTGATTTAAATAAGCCTCGTAGAGCCGTTATAGTTGGAGCGGGATTTATAGGTCTTGAGATGGCTGAAAACCTATCACACAGAGGTATTTTGGTTACTATTGTTGAGGCTATGGAACAAGTTATGGGGGTTATTGATTTTGAAATGGCTGCTTTAGTTCATCAACATCTCAAGACTAAAAACGTTGAGTTTTATCTAAAAGATAGTGTAGCTAGTTTTGATAAAGAAATTGATGGTAGAATATCTGTTAATCTAAGCAGTGGTAGGAAATTAACGGTTGATATGGTAATTCTTTCTATTGGTGTTAGGCCTGAAAGTAAATTAGCGAAAGAAGCAGGTCTTGAATTGGGGGAGAGGGGGCACATAGTTGTTAACGATTATTTACAAACTTCTGATCCTGATATATATGCTATAGGTGATGCTATTGAAGTTTACCACCCTGTAATAAAGAAGAGAATAGGTATTCCTTTAGCATGGCCTGCTAATTTACAGGGTAGAATTGTTGCGGACAACATTGTTTTTAACAACAAGAGAAAGTACAAAGGTTCAATAGGTACTGCAATTGCTAAAGTTTTTGACATAACTGTTGCTGTTACTGGTGCAACAGAGAAGCTACTTAGAAGAGAAGGAATACCTTACAAGTATATTATAATCCATCCTTCATCACATGCTGGATACTATCCTGGCGCTTTACCTATGTCTATTAAGCTTATATTTTCTCCTGATGATGGGAAGATACTTGGTGCTCAAGCAGTTGGTTATGAGGGAGTTGATAAGAGAATAGACGTTTTATCTACTGCTATACAGGCAGGATTGACCGTATATGATTTGGTTGATCTTGATCATGCTTATGCTCCACCATATTCGTCGGCTAAGGATCCTGTTAATATAGCAGGTTATGTTGCTGAAAATGTTCTAACTGGTAAGCAGAAAATAATAACGTGGGATGAATTTTTAAGTAGTGATAGATCAAACATTTTTGTTCTCGATGTAAGGACAAAGGATGAGTACGATTTGGGACATATTGATGGTGCTGTTAATATACCAGTTGATGAAATAAGAAACAATATTGATAAATTACCAAGAGACAAAAAGATAGTTGTATATTGTGGAGTTGGACTTAGAGCTTATGTTGCGTGTAGAATTTTATATCAGCACGGTTTTGAAGAAGTCTATAATTTTACAGGTGGTTATAAAACTTATGAAGTTGTGACTCAAAAGCAGGGTAATGAAGATATATTTGCTGGCTATAGAGTTGATTTATCTGATCTTGTAACTCAGGAACCGTTGAAAGAAGGTAATGGTATGGTAGTTGAAGTTGATGCTTGTGGGCTTCAGTGTCCAGGTCCTATACTTAAGCTAAGGGAGACGGTAGATAGAGTTCCTAGAGGAGCGAGATTAGTAATAAAAGCAACTGATCCTGGTTTTGCTAATGATGTAAAGGCTTGGGCTGATGTAACAGGTAATAAACTCTTATCTATAAAGCAAGAAAAAGGTGTTATAGAGGCAATTTTAGAAAAATCTTCTCAACAAACTATCTCTGATACAAGGGTTGTTTCAAACAGCGATTCTGCTACTATAATAGTTTTTGATGATGATCTAGATAGATTAATAGCGTCGTTTATCATAGCTAATGGTGCTTTGTCTGCTGGTAAGAAAGTGTCTATGTTTTTCACTTTCTGGGGGCTAAACGCACTCAAAAGAGATTCTAAAGTAAAAGTTGAGAAAGATCTTGTATCAAGAATGTTTGGTATTATGTTACCTAAGGGTACCAAAGATCTCAAGCTATCTAAAATGAATATGTTTGGTATTGGGCCTAAGATCATAAGATGGATCATGAAGAAAAAAAATATTGCTACACTCGAAGAACTTATACAGAATGCTATGAAAAGTGGAGTTGAAATAGTTGCTTGTCAGATGTCTATGGATGTTATGGGTATAAAAAAAGAAGAGTTGATTGATGGCATAAAAGTTGGAGGTGTTGCAACATATATAGCAAATGCTTCGAACTCGAATCTTAACCTATTCATCTAA